Genomic DNA from Deltaproteobacteria bacterium:
GGGCAGAATAGCGAGATTGAAATAACCGTCGGTCAAATAAATCACGCCGCCTTCGTCTCGCTCCTTGTGCAGTATCTGCATCTCAAATACATCCATGTAAAACGCCGCTAACTTCCCGGTATCTTCTGTTCGAATCGCCAAATGGCGTAGCTTGGGCATAGGAACCTCCTTAGAATCGATTTAGCTTCAGCATTAATGCGGCGGACCCGGCGCTGTCAAGCCAAGGCGTTTTGCTCGTTAGCGTAACCTTCCCCAGCAGGACGATAGTGGGTAAAATCATGGGTTCGATGAAATCGATCTTTTTGCCGTTAATTTCCTGCGTGCTGAATCACTTCGTGCATCTCGAACACATTCGGCCCGGCGAAGATCTCCGCCGGCGGGCGCTTGTTATGAGCTTCTTTAAACTCCGCGCTGTCGGTCCAGGCGCGAAACGAAGCTTCGTTGTCCCAGTGAGTCAGGACGATGTAGTAATCGCTTTTCACCGGCCGGAGAATTTCCAGGCGCACGAAGCCCGGCATGTTTTCGACCAGCCGCGCGCGCCCTTCGAAACGTTTTTCGAAATCGGCTTCGTGACCTTTGGCTACCTGGAGCCGGTTTGAAACGACGATCATTATCAATTTCCTTTTGATGGACGTTTATTGGATTTACCGTAAAGATGTTTTCACCACGAAGGACACGAAGATCACGAAGTTCGGAGGATAAATTATCCGAACCTTCGTGTCCTTCGTGCCTTCGTGGTGAACAAAATGAATGGCAGACGACAGAGTCCCGACACGACAATTTAAAGAACTCATAATTGCTTCTGCTTCGAGCGCCGGGGTTAATTCGCCCAGCCGCATTCCGACACGACAACGCGATTGTCTTCCGGGTCGTTCAACTGGATTTCCGCGGCGGACTTCTCGGAGAACTCCACGCCGGCTTCGCGCAGGCTCGCGCGCACGGCGGCGAGGTTGGGGACTTCGATGCCGAAGTATTGAATGCCGCTCTTCGTGCGGGTTTGTTCTTGAGTTAGCTTCAAAGTGATAGTGCCGTCGCTCAAGCGAATCGATCCATCGGCGTCGCGGCCGAGCAGGGTCAAGTCGAATTGACCTTGATAGAACTCCCTCGCCTTTTCCACATCTGGGACGTGGATCACCGCCAAGCGCACGGCGGGAAGTTTTTTTTCTTCCCGGCCGAGAAAGCCCTTCGCCGACAAATCGACGTTGTTGCCCCAGGGATCGATGAAGCGCATCTCCGCCGGCCGCGCCCCTTCGGCTCCGCCGACGCCGTCCGAGGCTTGCGGACTGTTGGCGCGATTGAGCGATGGCGGCAGTTTCGCCACGGCTTGATCGAGGTTGTCGACCATGAAGCCGTAGTGATGGAGGCCGGGCTCACGCTCCAACTCGGCGCCGTCGGCGCGATGGGTGCCGATCACCTCGGCGACTTTGTCGCGCCGCTTCAAAAACGCCAGGTTAAAAAGTCCGTCGATGACCATGCGCGAGCCGCTGGGAAATACTTTGATTTCCTCCAGCGAAAAATGTTTTTGGTAAAAATCGCTGAGCTTTTTCGGCTCAGGGGAAATAAACGCGATATGTCTAAGTTTCGCCATGGTCTTCTCCTTCGCGATCTTGGTAGTGAAAAAAATTATGCCAATTTGTAAAAGCGCGCGACGTTATCATGTAGCATCTTTTGCTTGACGCCGTCGGACAAGTCTTGGCGCGCGCGGACGCCTTTCACGGTGCGCGGCCAATCGCCGTCCCAGTGCGGGTAGTCGGAGGAGTAGAGAATCGTATCTTCCAAACCCCAGCGCATGGCGTCGGGAATGGTTTTCTCTTCGCACTCGACGCCGAAGTAAATCCGCCCGCTCTTGACGTACTCGCTCGGCAGTTTCGTCAGATAGGGCGCTTCGACCGCGCCGCGCTTTTCCACTTCTTCGTCGAGGCGGTCGATCATGTAGGGCACCCAGCCGATGCCGGATTCGAGATAGCCAATGCTTAGTTTGGGAAAGCGCTCGAACACGCCGCCGATAATCGTCGCGATCAACGCCATCATCTGTTCGGCGGGATGATCGATGGTGTGGGCCGAGAGAAACTTGCGAAAGCGTTGGCCACCCAGAGAGTCGCCGGAAGTGCCGGTGTGAAAGCCGATGCCGACGCCGAGCTGTTCCGCCGCGGCGTAAATCGGATCGTAAAAGCTGTCGCCAAAGTCCGGCATCTGCGGCAAATAGGTCGGCAGCACGCCGGCCAAAGCGCCGCGTTCGTTGACGGCGCGCTTCAGCTCTTGCGCCGCCGCTACTGGATCTTGCGGCGCAAGTAAGGCGACGAATTTTAACCGTCTCGAATCCTTATTGCAAAAATGAAACAGCCAGTCGTTGTACGCGCGGGTGATGCCCGTGGCGTAATCTCTTTCGTGCAGCGCGGAGACGTGCAATCCAGCGGTCGGATAAAGCACCATGACGTCGATGCCCTCTTCATCCATGGCCCCCAGTTGGTCTTCCGGTCCCTCCGGCTTTTGTCCTAATTTGCCATGCAGGTCACGATCCCACTCATCGTTGGGAAACAAATTGCGCCGCTGCCAGCGCGGCTCCAAAAATTCGCGCATGCCAGAAATAGACTCACGCACATGCCCATCGGCATCGATCACTGTGTAGCTCGCCATTGTTCCTCCTTTCGCACATGTAAGGGCGGGTTTCAAACCCGCTCCTACTCTATAGTCTACCGGTCTTCCAGATAATTCTGCCAGACATGCTGTGGTTTGAATCCTAGCATGCGGCGCGCTTTTGTCGAATCGACGCAGCTCCAGTGCGTGCCGGCGACTTTTTTTATTTTTGCGCCGCTCGGCAGAAACTCTTTTACCAGCGTCTTGGTCGGTTGAATCATGCAGTTGAGCGGTGCCGAGGCGATGAATACTTCATGGCCGGTGAACTTCGCTTCCAGCGCGAGGCGGCAAGCGGCGGCCGCGTCGCGGGCATCGATGTAAGTCCAAAAGCCGCTGGCCCGCGTTTGCGGGTTTTTCCAGCGGTCGCGGAAGCTTTCGTAACCGAGATCGAAGTTGACGCCGGGGAAGCGCATGCTGCTGACGGTCATCTGTTTGTGCACCGAGACGATGGAGTCGGCGATCTGCTCGCCGAGAACTTTCGATAGGCCGTAGGAATCCTGCGGCTTGGACGGATGGGCTTCGTCCAACGGCAAATATTCCGGCGCCCACAGTTTGTGCGCGTAGATAAATCCGAAGGCCGCCGTGCTCGACGCCATCACGACTTTCTTTACACCCATGTCGGCGGCGGCGCGCAGCACGTTGTAGCTTGCCGACACGTTGTTGCTGAGGGTCTCGGCATCGGGCGCCAGATTGGGCGCCTGATAAGCGCCGAGATGAATGATGCCGTAGGCGTCGCGCAGCGCTTCGAATAGATCCCCTGATTGGCGCAGATCGACCAGCCAGCTCATGCAAAGTTTTTCCCGCGGCGGCACGCGGTCGAGACTCAGCACCTGATAACGATGCGCCAGCAGTTCGCCAATGACAAACTGACCCAATCTGCCGCTGCCGCCGGTGACTACAACTTTTTTCATTGGTGGAGAAGCTCCGTCCGCGCCTTCTTGTTATCGCTGCGCCAACGCGCGCACGGGCGACCGGCCGGTCGCCCCTACATCGAAACGCGCTGAACCCGCCTTACCCTTCACGACTCACCGCTTAGCGCTTCGGTATCAATATATCTTTCAACTTAGCGATCAGCGTCGGACTGAGATCGTACAAGCTGGCGAAAGTCTTCGCCGTGGTCGGGCCGTCGATGGGCGCGACTTCCAACTGCGATTTGTCCGCCTCGGCGATCAGTTCGCGGTCTTTGAAAGTTTTCATGAATGCCTGTTGCAGCGCCGCTAAGCGCTCGGGCGGCGTGCCCGGCGCGACGGAAAAAGGGAATTGATAGACATGGACGTTGTCGGCGACGCGTAGCAAGGTTTTCGCTTCCTCGGTCTTGGCGTAAGCGATCGCCAGCGGCACCTTCTTCAATTCCGGATGGGATTTGAAAGTCGCTTGCAGGACGACGTTGATCTTTCCCGCTTCCATTTGGCTGCGCCAGGAAACTTTGGTCGCCTGCCATGAAGCGCACAGCCCGTCGACTTCGCCGCTTTCGACGGCGATGCGCGCTTCGGCGCCGCCCTTGTAGCCTTCGACCATTTCCAGCGGCAGATTGAGCGCGGCTTTCAAGAGTTTCGGCACATCGGACAAACTCGTGCCTGGTCCGATGGAAGCGATCTTCACGGGCCGCTTGGCGTTGACCCAGTCGTCCATGGTTTTGATGCCGCTCTGACTGTTGAAATGACAGGCGGTGTCGTAGGGACCGGGAATGCCGACCCAGCCGACTTTACGACCGTCGAATTTGATCGCGTCGTTGCCCATCACATGTTGGAGAATCAGCGGCGACGCCCAGGCGGCGATGGTCAAGCCATCCGGCTTGACGCGATTGTAGAGGTGATTGGCAGCGATGATGCCGCCGGCGCCGGGCATGTTTTCGACGATACGCGTCGGAGTGCCGGGTAAATATTTGCTGATGTGCCGCGCCATCAATCGCGTGTACTGGTCGTAGGTGCCGCCCGGCGAATAGCCGACGATGAAAGTCAGCGTCTTGTCTTTGAACGCGTCCTGGGCAAATGCCGCCGATGCGAAAGCGGCCGCTATCGAAACCATCAAGCCAGTGAGAATAGCGCGAGTCCTGTCAGCCATGTTGTCCCCCATCAATTCACTGAAAACCTACTACAACTTCCCGCCGTGTTCCACCGCCATCCGTATAGCCGCAAGGTGAAATGAGCGGCAATTTGAAATTTGGAAATCTGTAATTTGAAATGCGCCGCGCCAGCGGCACTACTTGAGCGCGTCGCGCAACTTAGCGATCAGCTTCGGTGACAGCTTGAACATATCGCCGACCATTTTTTGCACTTCTTGGCCGTCGATGGGTTCGAGATCGATGCGCGATTTTTTCGCGTCGGCGACGAACTCGGGATCTTTCATGGTCGCGTTAAACGCATTGCGCAACAGCTGCACGCGCTCCTTGGGCGTTCCCGGCGGGACCACGTAAGGACGGTTGGTGATGGCGGGGATCGTCACGCCGTACTCGATCAGTTGGCGCGCCTCTTCAGTCTTGGCATAGCTGATTGCCAGCGGCACCTTGGGCAAATCGGGATGCGGCTTGGAAACCATTTGCGTGACCATGACGGCGTCGCCGCTGTCGAGGGCGCGCGCCCAGGTCGACTTGATCGAATCCCAGCCCCAACAGCCACCGGCCAATTCGCCGGCTTCGGCGGCGAGACGAATGTCGGCGGTGCCTTTGTAGCCGGAGACTAAATGGATCGGCAGGCCGAGCGCCGCTTGCAAAATTTTCGGTCCGTCGTGGACCAGATCGCCGGGGGCGGTGGCGCCGACTTTGACCGGCGTCTTCGCCGCCATCCAGCGTTCCATGCTGGTGATACCGCTCGCTTTGGTGAAGACGCAGGAGCGATTGTCCTGCACCGGCACGCCGAGAAACTCGAACTTGAGCGCGTCGAACTCGATGCCGACGCCGCCCTTGAGTTGCTGCATGAACAAGCCGCCGCCGAAGTTGCCGATGGTCAAGCCGTCGGGGCGCGCCGCTTTGTAAACATGATTGGCCGCAATCAAGCTTCCCGCGCCGCCCATGTTCTCGACGATGATCGAAGGATTGCCGGGAATATGGCGGCCCCAGTAGCGTGCGATGGCCCGCGAATAGGTGTCGAAGCCGCCGCCGGCGGCGAAGCCAACGACGATGCGCACTGTCTTGCCGCGAAAAAATGGTTCCTGGGCGGAAGATGCGAGGGGCGGGAAAGAAAGCAATGCGGTCAGAATCGCGAAAATGCTTCGAGAGAATTTATTTTGCACCGTGAAACCCTCCTAGCCGCTGGGTTAGTTTTGCAGCCTAGTCAGCTTGGGCATGCGCGTCAAGGCGCACGATTCTTCTCTTACCCCTCTTTGGAAAAGAGGGGTAAGGGGAGATTTTCTTTGCGCTCGCATGGCGCTGGCGTCTCGGAGAATTACCGAACAGAAGACCGCACCACCTCCCAACCAAATCCCCCTTCGATCCCCCTTTTCCAAAGGGGGTAAAGATAGGAACCGATGCTCGATTCACGGTCACTGCCGATTTCGATTCTCAGCTCTGGTGCAACGTGATCGCGGCGTGATACAAGGCGGGCGAAACGAATTTTGCTGAACGATCCAATTCGCACTGAAGGAGTAAAGCCATGGCCAGTATCATTGCAATCGATGCCGACGGGCATGTCATCGAGAAGGAAAGCGACATCCGCAAATATTTATCCGAGCCGTGGAATCGCCGCTCGACCGGGTTGCGGCCGGGCGATCAACCTTGGGATAACTACATGTTCGATCACTTCGTTACCGAGCGGACCTGGAGCCGGCTTTCGGCCAGCGAGCAGGTCAAGCGTTGGGACGACATCATGGACGAGCACGGGATGGAGTACGCGGTTTGTTTTCCCACCGGCTCAGGCAGCGTCGTCCGCTTGCAAGAGCAGAAGTTTCAGATCGCCGTGGCCAGCGCGTGCAACGATATGTTCGCGGCGGAATATAACGCGCTGTCCAAGCGCGTTAAATGCGTC
This window encodes:
- a CDS encoding antibiotic biosynthesis monooxygenase codes for the protein MIVVSNRLQVAKGHEADFEKRFEGRARLVENMPGFVRLEILRPVKSDYYIVLTHWDNEASFRAWTDSAEFKEAHNKRPPAEIFAGPNVFEMHEVIQHAGN
- a CDS encoding NAD(P)-dependent oxidoreductase — translated: MKKVVVTGGSGRLGQFVIGELLAHRYQVLSLDRVPPREKLCMSWLVDLRQSGDLFEALRDAYGIIHLGAYQAPNLAPDAETLSNNVSASYNVLRAAADMGVKKVVMASSTAAFGFIYAHKLWAPEYLPLDEAHPSKPQDSYGLSKVLGEQIADSIVSVHKQMTVSSMRFPGVNFDLGYESFRDRWKNPQTRASGFWTYIDARDAAAACRLALEAKFTGHEVFIASAPLNCMIQPTKTLVKEFLPSGAKIKKVAGTHWSCVDSTKARRMLGFKPQHVWQNYLEDR